One Algibacter sp. L3A6 genomic region harbors:
- the glp gene encoding gephyrin-like molybdotransferase Glp: protein MISIPQAISTVKANTNALMKTTIKTVEKAGGYILSKDVTSPINMPPFNQSAMDGYALNLHDSNTYRLMGEIQAGDEHQSVLKPGEAYRIFTGAAVPKTANAVVMQEKVTVEKLLIKIEGDVSIKQNIRPLGEQVKHGDLALKKGTKLTPAAIGFLASLGITTVSVYKKPSIAIITTGNELVDPGTDLKYGKIYESNSKMLLSALYNLKFYDINLYNVADNYGRTVTQLKTAISENDLVIITGGISVGDYDFVGRALTELHVEELFYKVKQKPGKPLFYGRKGATQVFALPGNPAAALTCFYVYVYIALQQMMNREELELKRISAKSATHFLKKGDRPQFLKAIYNNGEVEILEGQSSAMQQTFALANALVFMDENEQEITIGKTVETIILPE from the coding sequence ATGATCTCCATTCCACAAGCCATTTCTACAGTAAAGGCAAACACCAACGCTCTAATGAAAACAACTATTAAAACAGTTGAAAAAGCCGGTGGCTATATACTTTCTAAAGATGTTACATCCCCTATTAACATGCCGCCATTTAATCAATCGGCCATGGACGGATATGCTTTAAACTTACACGATAGCAACACATACCGCTTAATGGGAGAAATTCAAGCAGGCGATGAACACCAATCTGTATTAAAACCAGGGGAAGCCTACCGGATATTTACAGGAGCTGCCGTTCCAAAAACTGCAAATGCGGTGGTTATGCAAGAAAAAGTTACCGTTGAAAAACTATTAATAAAAATTGAAGGTGACGTCTCTATAAAACAAAATATTCGACCTTTAGGAGAACAAGTAAAACATGGTGATTTAGCTTTAAAAAAAGGAACAAAATTAACACCGGCGGCCATTGGGTTTTTGGCTTCTTTGGGTATTACAACAGTTTCTGTATACAAAAAACCATCGATAGCTATTATTACCACAGGAAATGAATTGGTAGACCCAGGAACCGATTTAAAATACGGAAAAATATACGAAAGTAACTCTAAAATGTTACTGAGTGCGCTGTACAATTTAAAATTCTACGATATTAATTTATATAATGTTGCAGATAATTATGGTAGAACGGTAACACAATTAAAAACGGCAATTAGCGAAAACGATCTTGTTATTATTACGGGAGGTATATCGGTTGGAGATTACGATTTTGTCGGTAGAGCCTTAACGGAATTACACGTTGAAGAACTTTTTTATAAAGTGAAACAAAAACCAGGCAAACCTTTGTTCTACGGAAGAAAAGGAGCGACTCAAGTTTTTGCATTACCAGGTAATCCTGCTGCGGCACTTACTTGTTTTTACGTTTATGTTTATATCGCGTTGCAGCAAATGATGAATCGTGAGGAGCTAGAACTAAAACGGATTTCAGCTAAATCCGCAACACATTTTCTAAAAAAGGGAGATAGACCTCAGTTTTTAAAAGCCATTTATAATAATGGTGAAGTTGAAATTCTAGAAGGGCAAAGTTCGGCCATGCAACAAACCTTTGCTTTAGCCAATGCTCTAGTTTTTATGGATGAAAACGAACAGGAAATTACCATAGGAAAAACAGTTGAAACCATAATTTTACCCGAATGA
- the nrfH gene encoding cytochrome c nitrite reductase small subunit, whose protein sequence is MDIQNKLLPNKKSRWRTIAVFFIAIITGLGLFMTKEAELVSYMSDDPLACVNCHVMTPVYNSWMHSSHREWASCNDCHVPHNNIFNKYYFKAKDGLFHASVFTLRAEPEVMFMREASQEVVQNNCIRCHVQQVTQVKYDGYIEDHAKNRTERQCWSCHQEVPHGTVHGISTIKSNIAPLPTDKEEAVIPSWLEKEMETK, encoded by the coding sequence GTGGATATACAAAACAAATTATTACCAAATAAAAAATCTAGATGGCGAACAATAGCGGTTTTTTTTATTGCTATTATCACAGGTTTAGGTTTATTTATGACGAAGGAGGCCGAATTGGTTTCTTACATGTCTGATGATCCTTTAGCTTGCGTAAACTGCCATGTTATGACGCCAGTTTATAATAGTTGGATGCATAGTTCGCACAGAGAATGGGCATCTTGTAACGATTGCCATGTACCACACAACAACATATTTAATAAGTACTACTTTAAAGCTAAAGATGGTTTGTTTCACGCATCGGTTTTTACGTTAAGAGCAGAGCCAGAGGTGATGTTTATGCGAGAGGCATCTCAAGAGGTGGTTCAAAATAACTGTATTCGTTGCCATGTGCAGCAAGTTACACAAGTAAAGTATGATGGATATATAGAAGATCATGCTAAAAATAGAACGGAAAGACAATGCTGGTCTTGCCATCAAGAAGTACCACATGGTACAGTACATGGAATTTCAACAATAAAAAGTAATATAGCGCCACTACCGACAGATAAGGAAGAGGCTGTTATACCAAGCTGGTTGGAAAAAGAAATGGAAACCAAATAG
- the nrfA gene encoding ammonia-forming cytochrome c nitrite reductase, which translates to MKNKVLFIVTVVVVFLLGLLASSIVNRKNEAKYQYVPKVNIGDNEPRNAEWGKNYPAEYQSFLQTADTSFATYQGGSAMRDMLDEDTNLVVLWAGYGFSKDYNQGRGHMNAIKDITNSLRTGGPKGEGDGPMPATCWTCKSPDVPRLMNEKGIAEFYSGKWADKGDEIVNPIGCADCHDSKTMKLTISRPALVEAFDAMGKDINQATHQEMRSLVCAQCHVEYYFDKKIPGKEGVPYLKLPWENGMSVEAMEEYYDAIEFSDWTHKLSRAPMLKAQHPGYETYLTGVHADRGVSCADCHMPYKSEGGQKFTDHHIQSPLNNVSNACQVCHREDADKLKINVYDRQRKTAENRLKLEGFLVKAHVEAKKAWDLGATEEQMKDILMDIRHAQWRWDYAAASHGASFHSPVETARVIGSGFTIVQDGRVKLARLLAELGHNQPVDMPDISTKEKAQEYIGLDMEALRKEKAEFKKNLVPKWLEAAKERESKYGAKDVSLNN; encoded by the coding sequence ATGAAAAACAAGGTTTTATTTATTGTGACAGTAGTAGTCGTATTTCTACTGGGATTATTAGCATCAAGTATTGTTAATAGGAAAAACGAGGCTAAATATCAATATGTTCCAAAGGTTAACATTGGTGATAATGAGCCAAGAAATGCCGAATGGGGAAAAAATTATCCAGCCGAGTATCAGTCGTTTTTACAAACAGCCGACACTAGTTTTGCAACTTACCAAGGTGGTTCTGCTATGCGCGATATGCTAGATGAAGATACTAATTTAGTTGTGCTATGGGCTGGTTATGGTTTTTCTAAAGATTATAATCAAGGTCGTGGTCACATGAATGCTATTAAGGATATAACAAACTCACTTAGAACTGGTGGACCTAAAGGAGAAGGTGATGGACCAATGCCTGCTACATGTTGGACATGTAAGAGTCCTGATGTGCCACGTTTAATGAATGAAAAAGGTATAGCCGAATTTTATTCTGGTAAATGGGCAGATAAAGGTGATGAGATTGTAAATCCAATTGGTTGTGCAGATTGTCATGATTCTAAAACTATGAAATTAACCATATCTCGCCCTGCTTTAGTAGAAGCTTTTGATGCTATGGGGAAAGATATTAACCAAGCTACACACCAAGAAATGCGTAGTTTAGTATGTGCACAATGTCACGTAGAGTACTATTTCGATAAAAAAATACCAGGAAAAGAAGGAGTGCCTTATTTAAAATTACCTTGGGAAAACGGTATGTCTGTAGAAGCTATGGAAGAGTATTATGATGCTATTGAATTTAGCGATTGGACACACAAATTAAGTCGTGCACCAATGTTGAAAGCGCAGCACCCAGGATACGAAACTTACTTAACAGGAGTTCACGCCGATCGTGGTGTATCTTGTGCAGATTGCCATATGCCATATAAGAGTGAAGGCGGACAAAAATTTACAGATCACCACATACAATCTCCTTTAAACAATGTATCTAATGCGTGCCAAGTGTGCCATAGAGAAGATGCCGATAAGTTAAAGATTAATGTTTACGATCGTCAGCGTAAAACAGCAGAAAATAGATTGAAATTAGAAGGCTTTTTGGTTAAGGCTCATGTAGAAGCTAAAAAAGCTTGGGATTTAGGAGCAACAGAAGAGCAGATGAAAGATATTTTAATGGATATCCGTCATGCACAATGGCGTTGGGATTATGCCGCGGCATCTCACGGTGCATCTTTTCACTCTCCAGTTGAAACCGCTAGAGTTATAGGTAGTGGTTTTACGATTGTTCAAGACGGTCGTGTTAAATTAGCACGTTTACTTGCTGAGTTAGGCCACAACCAACCTGTAGATATGCCAGACATTTCTACTAAAGAAAAAGCTCAAGAGTATATTGGTTTAGATATGGAAGCTTTAAGAAAAGAGAAAGCAGAATTTAAGAAAAACCTAGTACCAAAATGGTTAGAAGCCGCTAAAGAAAGAGAATCTAAATACGGCGCAAAAGATGTGTCTTTAAATAATTAA
- the ccsA gene encoding cytochrome c biogenesis protein, translating into MQKLYKFFSSSRLALLLLLTFAISMAVATFVENDYGTKTAWIIIYDSWWFEMVMVGLAFSFIANIFKYNLLKKEKWAILLFHLSFIVIILGAGITRYTSYGGVMRIREGQSSNVVISDTNFLSVTITDGKTSKTVKEKRSFSYIKNNDFTLKTDFEGATVAVSYNDYVEDAIAEVVEDEKHGEPLLEMVVTEGNGRNTIYLKKGEIEKIGEHQHEIGFNSDKKGIINIVEENGAFSIDSPHDLDFFIMYSQQAGVIPKDSLYAITLRTLYRSGDISFVPLTYFESGIFHLKSESEDSKENDKMKDDALLVNVSVNDAEKPLNILYREGFLPTHHEVNIDNLRVILSYGAGAIEMPFSIQLDDFQLERYPGSSSPSAYASEVTILDNDEKTPFRIFMNNVLDYRGYRFFQASYDTDEKGTVLSVNHDSLGTWITYLGYLLMTLGMFFTLFGKASRFHLINKKLKHLKKKHVAVVILLFGLQASFAQQLNDSTAQQIERLVKSQEVDRAHADYFGRILVQDLDGRIKPVNTLGSEFLRKISRKSSFSYQINDEKVTFDANQTFLAMHIAPHVWQKIPLVKADFDKTGNLFRDVVVGTNNLLPYTSLLDDKGDYILTNQVEEANKKKPAERNEFDKEVLKVDERFNILYNLFAGNYLKIFPNKNDANNTWFSFKHHFRDFPEEDAQFAQSIIPSYFNDIVMLKYDDAQEKLMYIKKYQEVLGATVIPTPERIEAELWYNKANINFWLFQVFFALGLMLLVLAIVKMFVQKKGIEFFNNILIVLTLVSFLCFTGNIILRWYVAQHAPWSNGYEMLVFVSWVLLLCGLLTFRKSDFSLPLATLFSGALLFVSYLDWLNPEITNLMPVLKSYWLKIHVATIVSSYAPLALSAILGLMALLLYIFKTPKTKAIIEIKIKELTYINEIAMTIGLFVLAVGTFLGGVWANESWGRYWAWDPKETWALISIIVYAIVLHLRFIPKLNNNFVVNVASMFAFWSIIMTSFGVNYYLSGLHSYAAGDPLPIPKFVYVLATFMVIVTLLAYCRKKTFGRKK; encoded by the coding sequence ATGCAGAAATTATACAAGTTTTTTTCATCATCAAGGTTGGCTTTACTTTTATTACTAACATTTGCCATATCAATGGCTGTAGCCACATTTGTTGAAAACGATTATGGAACAAAAACAGCTTGGATAATCATTTACGACTCTTGGTGGTTTGAGATGGTTATGGTTGGTTTAGCTTTTTCATTCATCGCCAATATTTTTAAGTATAATTTATTAAAGAAAGAGAAGTGGGCCATTTTACTGTTCCATTTATCTTTCATTGTCATCATTCTTGGTGCAGGAATTACACGTTATACTTCTTATGGTGGCGTTATGCGTATTCGAGAAGGGCAATCGTCTAATGTGGTTATTTCAGATACTAATTTTTTATCAGTAACTATTACTGATGGAAAAACGTCTAAAACGGTAAAAGAAAAACGATCGTTTTCATATATAAAAAATAACGATTTCACATTAAAAACAGATTTTGAAGGCGCAACAGTAGCGGTATCTTACAACGATTATGTGGAAGATGCTATTGCCGAAGTTGTAGAAGATGAAAAACATGGTGAACCTCTTTTAGAAATGGTAGTTACCGAAGGAAATGGTAGAAATACCATATACCTTAAAAAAGGAGAAATTGAAAAGATAGGAGAGCATCAGCATGAAATTGGTTTCAATTCTGATAAAAAAGGTATTATTAATATTGTTGAAGAAAATGGTGCTTTTAGTATCGATTCTCCTCACGATTTAGATTTCTTTATCATGTATTCACAACAAGCAGGAGTGATTCCTAAAGATAGTTTGTATGCCATTACTTTAAGAACTTTATATCGTTCTGGAGATATTTCATTTGTGCCATTAACGTATTTCGAAAGCGGAATCTTTCATTTAAAAAGTGAATCTGAAGATTCTAAAGAAAACGATAAAATGAAGGATGATGCATTATTAGTAAATGTATCTGTGAATGATGCTGAAAAGCCTTTAAATATATTGTATCGCGAAGGTTTTCTGCCAACACACCACGAGGTGAATATTGATAATTTAAGAGTGATTTTATCTTATGGAGCAGGAGCAATAGAAATGCCGTTTTCTATTCAGCTAGATGATTTTCAATTAGAGCGTTATCCAGGTTCATCGAGTCCATCGGCTTATGCTAGTGAAGTTACTATTTTAGATAACGATGAAAAAACACCGTTTAGAATTTTTATGAATAATGTGTTGGATTATCGAGGTTATCGCTTTTTTCAGGCCAGTTATGATACCGATGAAAAAGGAACCGTGCTTTCTGTTAACCATGATAGTTTAGGAACTTGGATTACGTATTTAGGATATTTACTGATGACGTTGGGTATGTTTTTTACCCTTTTCGGAAAAGCATCTCGTTTTCATTTAATTAATAAAAAACTGAAACATTTAAAAAAGAAACATGTAGCTGTTGTAATATTGCTTTTTGGTTTACAGGCTTCATTTGCTCAGCAATTAAACGATTCTACAGCACAGCAAATAGAGCGTTTAGTAAAATCGCAAGAGGTAGATCGCGCACATGCCGATTATTTTGGTAGAATTTTGGTACAAGATCTTGATGGTAGAATAAAACCTGTAAATACATTAGGTTCTGAGTTTTTAAGAAAAATATCAAGAAAATCGAGTTTTTCATATCAAATAAACGATGAAAAAGTAACTTTTGATGCCAATCAAACGTTTTTAGCCATGCACATAGCACCGCACGTTTGGCAGAAAATACCGCTTGTTAAGGCCGATTTTGACAAAACAGGTAACCTTTTTAGAGATGTGGTAGTTGGTACAAACAACCTATTGCCTTATACTAGCTTGCTAGATGATAAAGGTGATTATATTTTAACCAATCAAGTTGAAGAAGCTAACAAGAAAAAGCCCGCAGAACGTAATGAGTTTGATAAAGAGGTTTTAAAAGTTGATGAGCGATTTAATATTTTATATAATTTATTTGCTGGAAATTATTTAAAGATCTTCCCGAATAAGAATGATGCCAATAATACGTGGTTTAGTTTTAAACATCATTTCAGAGATTTCCCAGAGGAAGATGCTCAGTTCGCGCAAAGCATTATTCCATCATATTTTAATGATATTGTAATGCTTAAGTATGATGATGCTCAAGAGAAATTAATGTACATTAAAAAGTATCAAGAGGTTTTAGGCGCAACTGTAATACCTACACCAGAGCGCATAGAAGCAGAGCTTTGGTATAATAAAGCTAATATTAATTTTTGGTTATTTCAAGTATTTTTTGCACTTGGTTTAATGTTACTCGTTTTGGCTATTGTAAAAATGTTTGTGCAGAAAAAAGGTATAGAGTTTTTTAATAATATACTTATAGTGCTAACTCTAGTTTCATTTCTATGTTTTACAGGAAATATTATTTTACGTTGGTATGTGGCTCAACACGCGCCATGGAGTAATGGTTACGAGATGCTGGTTTTTGTTTCTTGGGTATTACTGCTGTGTGGATTGCTTACATTTAGAAAATCAGACTTTTCTTTACCGTTAGCTACCTTATTTTCTGGAGCTTTATTATTTGTAAGCTACTTAGATTGGTTAAACCCAGAAATCACCAATTTAATGCCTGTTTTAAAGTCGTATTGGTTAAAAATACATGTGGCAACCATTGTTAGTAGTTATGCGCCATTAGCATTATCGGCTATTTTAGGTTTAATGGCGTTGTTACTTTATATTTTTAAAACACCAAAAACGAAGGCGATAATAGAAATTAAAATTAAAGAGCTTACTTATATTAATGAAATAGCCATGACTATTGGTTTGTTTGTATTAGCTGTAGGTACGTTTTTAGGAGGTGTTTGGGCTAATGAGTCTTGGGGACGTTATTGGGCTTGGGATCCAAAGGAAACATGGGCTTTAATAAGTATTATTGTTTATGCTATCGTTTTGCATTTAAGATTTATCCCGAAACTGAATAACAACTTTGTTGTAAACGTAGCAAGTATGTTTGCTTTTTGGTCTATTATAATGACTTCTTTTGGGGTCAATTATTATTTGTCGGGTTTACATAGTTATGCTGCTGGCGATCCGTTACCAATTCCTAAGTTTGTTTATGTTTTAGCTACTTTTATGGTTATTGTAACGCTTTTAGCGTATTGCAGAAAGAAGACTTTTGGTCGTAAAAAATGA
- a CDS encoding Crp/Fnr family transcriptional regulator, with product MQNTVVNTYRTPPNVRSLTRTACEVCVNNNCLIKNALNTLGPAILEKEKSDIRCKKGQQFIIEGAPVNGLFFILKGTVKVFRTGINGREQIVRFAKEGEIIGHRGFGTEEYYSIGAVALQDTVLCYFSKDSLQEALRKSPEFSYELMLFYANELNRSESKVKSISQMTVRERVIDTLLYIHRKFGDLRGYLNLPLSRKEYADYAGTTEEQVIRVFSLLKKEGLISAKGKKIGVPNVQALKNEISEHNYFLDS from the coding sequence ATGCAAAATACAGTTGTAAATACATATAGAACACCGCCAAACGTGAGATCGCTCACGAGAACGGCTTGCGAAGTATGTGTTAATAACAATTGTTTAATAAAGAATGCATTAAATACCTTAGGTCCTGCAATTCTAGAAAAAGAAAAGAGTGACATTCGTTGTAAAAAAGGCCAACAGTTTATAATAGAAGGAGCTCCAGTTAATGGGTTGTTTTTTATTCTTAAAGGTACTGTTAAAGTTTTCAGAACTGGTATTAATGGTCGTGAGCAAATAGTTCGTTTTGCTAAAGAAGGCGAAATTATCGGGCATCGTGGTTTTGGTACCGAAGAGTATTATTCTATTGGTGCTGTGGCTTTACAAGACACTGTACTTTGTTATTTTTCAAAAGATAGTTTACAAGAAGCCTTAAGGAAAAGTCCTGAGTTTAGTTATGAGTTAATGCTTTTTTATGCCAACGAGCTTAATCGTAGTGAATCTAAAGTGAAGTCTATTTCTCAAATGACGGTTCGTGAGCGAGTTATTGATACGCTTTTATATATTCATAGAAAATTTGGTGATTTACGTGGTTATCTTAATTTGCCACTAAGCCGAAAAGAATATGCCGATTATGCAGGAACCACAGAAGAGCAGGTAATCCGTGTGTTTTCTTTGTTAAAAAAGGAAGGTTTAATTTCTGCTAAAGGAAAAAAAATTGGTGTTCCTAATGTGCAAGCACTTAAAAATGAAATTAGCGAACATAACTATTTCTTAGATAGTTAA
- a CDS encoding CmpA/NrtA family ABC transporter substrate-binding protein — MKSLLTKSSLVLSLAIALSACGGKEKKKEIAETAVAAVSKTKTLDIEKPQLTFGFIKLTDMAPLAIAKEKGFFEDEGLFVSVEAQSNWKNILDRVIDGQLDGSHMLAGQPIAAGAGFGRQADLVTPFSMDLNGNGITVSNDVWSKMKPNVPTGEDGKPVHPIKAEALKPVITEYKNSGKPFKMGMVFPVSTHNYEIRYWLAAAGIHPGMYTADNVQGQIDAEVLLSVTPPPQMPATLEAGTIHGYCVGEPWNQQAVFKGIGVPVVTNYDIWKNNPEKVFVMTKKFVEDNPNTAIAVTKALIRAGKWLDEPSNRAEAVKILSMSQYVGAPEEVLANSMTGTFEFEKGDKRDMPDFNVFYKYNATYPFYSDGIWFLTQMRRWGQIPEAKPAAWYAETINNIYRPDIWTKAAKLLVEEGNIPAGDIPTTDGFKPATSDFIDGTTYDGKDPISYINSFKIGNKDKAIQ; from the coding sequence ATGAAATCATTATTAACAAAATCCTCTTTAGTTCTTTCCTTAGCGATTGCATTAAGTGCTTGTGGAGGCAAAGAGAAAAAGAAAGAGATAGCAGAAACGGCTGTAGCTGCAGTTTCTAAAACAAAAACATTAGATATTGAAAAACCACAATTAACATTTGGTTTTATCAAATTGACAGATATGGCGCCTTTAGCCATTGCAAAAGAAAAAGGATTTTTTGAAGATGAGGGTTTATTTGTTTCAGTTGAAGCACAATCGAATTGGAAAAATATTTTAGATCGTGTTATTGATGGTCAGTTAGATGGTTCTCACATGTTAGCAGGACAACCAATTGCTGCTGGAGCAGGATTTGGACGTCAGGCCGATTTGGTAACACCATTTTCTATGGATTTAAATGGTAACGGTATTACGGTATCTAACGATGTTTGGTCTAAAATGAAACCAAATGTACCAACAGGAGAAGATGGAAAACCTGTACACCCAATTAAAGCGGAAGCTTTAAAGCCGGTAATTACAGAATACAAAAATTCTGGTAAGCCTTTTAAAATGGGAATGGTTTTTCCGGTATCTACACATAATTATGAAATTAGATATTGGTTAGCAGCTGCTGGAATTCACCCAGGAATGTATACTGCAGATAATGTTCAAGGACAGATTGATGCTGAAGTTTTACTATCTGTAACACCTCCGCCACAAATGCCAGCAACATTAGAAGCAGGAACCATTCACGGATATTGCGTAGGTGAACCATGGAATCAACAAGCCGTATTTAAAGGTATTGGAGTTCCTGTAGTAACAAATTACGATATATGGAAAAACAACCCAGAGAAGGTTTTTGTAATGACAAAAAAGTTTGTTGAAGATAACCCAAACACGGCTATTGCAGTTACTAAAGCTTTAATTAGGGCTGGTAAATGGTTAGATGAGCCAAGTAATAGAGCGGAGGCTGTAAAAATATTATCAATGTCTCAATATGTTGGTGCGCCAGAAGAGGTTTTAGCCAATTCTATGACAGGTACTTTTGAGTTCGAAAAAGGTGATAAGCGTGATATGCCAGATTTTAATGTATTCTACAAGTACAACGCAACATACCCGTTTTATTCTGATGGTATTTGGTTCTTAACGCAAATGCGTAGATGGGGACAAATTCCTGAGGCTAAGCCAGCAGCATGGTATGCAGAAACAATTAATAACATTTACAGACCAGATATCTGGACAAAAGCAGCGAAGCTTTTAGTTGAAGAAGGAAATATTCCTGCAGGAGATATTCCAACAACAGATGGGTTTAAGCCTGCAACATCAGATTTTATTGATGGAACGACTTATGATGGAAAAGATCCAATTTCTTACATCAACAGTTTTAAAATAGGAAATAAAGATAAAGCGATACAATAA
- a CDS encoding ABC transporter permease → MKQSITLGKVTNFIGLGFLSTLKDLFTGKLEREDLKNLLRKTVVPLASMLLFIGLWHLGAKSLYNIEAEHKIEKALTDQGQEAADALQACIASGDSSCQPNTLPSPSQVWDSYKSLLRDHNIIKADKAAFIEKTAVLNEKRLAEGKDAITYTGRPSFVDQIFRSLKTVFAGFLLALFIAVPLGIFIGLSPTLKSAFNWFIQIFKPVSPVVWYLLVFMIVKTLLIDSNEDSSFTISFISVGFCSMWATLVNTAMGVATVDKDYINVAKVLKLGPFQKIFKVVLPSSLPLIFTGLKITLSVAWMVLIAIELLAQSPGLGLFVWEEFQNGANDSNAKIIVAMFVIGIIGFLLDRIMLTIQNWVSFDKTEGI, encoded by the coding sequence ATGAAACAAAGTATAACATTAGGAAAAGTAACCAATTTTATAGGTCTAGGTTTTTTAAGCACATTAAAAGATTTATTTACTGGTAAGCTGGAAAGAGAAGATTTAAAAAACCTCCTACGTAAAACAGTTGTTCCACTGGCTTCTATGCTATTATTTATTGGGCTGTGGCATTTGGGTGCAAAATCTTTGTACAACATTGAAGCCGAACATAAAATTGAAAAAGCACTTACAGATCAAGGACAAGAAGCTGCCGATGCTTTGCAAGCATGTATTGCATCGGGAGATTCTAGTTGCCAACCTAATACGTTGCCATCTCCAAGTCAGGTTTGGGATTCTTATAAGTCGTTATTAAGAGACCATAATATTATAAAAGCAGATAAAGCTGCGTTTATAGAAAAAACAGCTGTTTTAAATGAAAAACGATTGGCAGAAGGTAAGGATGCTATTACTTATACGGGGCGTCCATCATTTGTAGATCAAATATTTAGAAGTTTAAAAACGGTATTCGCTGGGTTTTTATTGGCCTTATTTATTGCTGTGCCTTTAGGGATTTTCATCGGGTTGAGTCCGACTTTAAAAAGTGCATTCAACTGGTTTATTCAAATCTTTAAACCTGTATCTCCTGTAGTTTGGTACTTATTGGTTTTTATGATTGTAAAAACATTATTGATAGATTCTAACGAAGATAGTTCGTTTACCATATCCTTTATAAGTGTTGGTTTTTGTTCTATGTGGGCTACTTTGGTTAATACGGCAATGGGTGTAGCTACTGTAGATAAAGATTATATTAATGTTGCTAAAGTATTGAAGTTAGGACCATTTCAAAAAATATTTAAAGTTGTGCTTCCTTCATCTTTACCATTAATTTTTACTGGTTTAAAAATCACATTATCAGTAGCTTGGATGGTTTTAATTGCTATTGAGTTATTGGCGCAGAGTCCTGGTTTAGGGTTGTTTGTTTGGGAAGAATTCCAAAACGGAGCTAACGATTCTAATGCAAAAATTATTGTTGCCATGTTTGTTATCGGAATTATTGGTTTCTTACTAGATAGAATTATGCTAACCATACAAAACTGGGTGTCTTTTGATAAAACAGAAGGGATTTAA
- a CDS encoding ABC transporter ATP-binding protein, translating into MAYLELNNIYKTYGKGENEPEVLSNINLSIEEGEFVAIVGFTGSGKTTLVNLINGLITPTKGEVLFKGEPVIGTSHERGVIFQNYSLLPWLTVGQNVYMAVKEAFPKKTKAELHAIVADYVEMVSLTPAINKRPKELSGGMRQRVSVARALAMKPEMIIMDEPLGALDALTRGNLQDEILNIWGKDKRTALLITNDVDEGIYMADRIIPLRPGPNATLGPEFKIDIERPRDKTEMNDNPNFKKTRNAIIEYLMDIGNERKTEAKEAIVLPDLSPKDFVNQF; encoded by the coding sequence ATGGCATATTTAGAATTAAATAATATTTATAAAACTTACGGCAAAGGCGAAAACGAACCGGAAGTGTTATCGAACATTAATTTATCGATAGAAGAAGGTGAATTTGTTGCTATTGTAGGGTTTACTGGTAGCGGAAAAACAACTTTGGTAAACTTAATTAACGGTTTAATTACTCCAACTAAAGGTGAGGTTTTGTTTAAAGGCGAGCCGGTTATAGGAACTAGCCATGAGCGTGGTGTGATTTTTCAGAATTACTCATTATTGCCTTGGTTAACGGTTGGGCAAAATGTGTATATGGCGGTTAAAGAAGCTTTTCCTAAAAAAACGAAAGCTGAGTTACATGCTATTGTTGCCGATTATGTTGAGATGGTGAGTTTAACACCTGCTATTAATAAAAGGCCTAAAGAATTATCGGGTGGTATGCGCCAACGTGTATCGGTTGCTAGAGCATTAGCTATGAAACCAGAGATGATTATTATGGACGAACCACTTGGTGCTCTAGATGCATTAACGCGTGGTAATTTACAAGATGAAATTTTAAATATCTGGGGTAAAGATAAGCGTACAGCGCTGTTAATTACCAATGATGTGGATGAAGGTATTTATATGGCAGACCGAATTATTCCGTTACGTCCGGGACCAAATGCAACTTTAGGACCTGAGTTTAAAATTGATATTGAACGCCCTAGAGATAAAACGGAAATGAATGATAATCCGAATTTCAAAAAAACAAGAAATGCTATTATTGAGTATTTAATGGATATTGGAAATGAAAGGAAAACCGAGGCTAAGGAAGCCATTGTTCTTCCGGATTTAAGTCCTAAGGATTTTGTTAATCAATTTTAA